The proteins below are encoded in one region of Chryseobacterium wanjuense:
- a CDS encoding YkgJ family cysteine cluster protein, with protein sequence MDLELYKKQALQKQKEHKKFLDGLKKKPPKNLDYIVQETHEEVFEKVDCLQCANCCKTTGPLYTEKDIERISKHLRMKQVDFEAKFLRVDEDNDKVLQNLPCFFLNEDNTCSIYEVRPKACREYPHTDRKKIYQINNLMIKNTVICPAAFEFVEKIMKNLGK encoded by the coding sequence ATGGATCTAGAACTTTACAAAAAGCAGGCATTACAAAAACAAAAAGAACATAAAAAGTTTCTGGACGGATTAAAGAAAAAACCGCCCAAAAATCTCGATTATATTGTTCAGGAAACCCATGAAGAAGTGTTTGAGAAGGTCGATTGTCTCCAGTGTGCCAATTGCTGTAAAACGACAGGTCCGCTCTACACGGAAAAAGATATTGAGCGTATTTCCAAGCATCTCCGCATGAAGCAGGTGGATTTTGAAGCAAAATTTTTGCGGGTTGATGAAGATAACGATAAGGTTCTGCAAAATCTTCCATGTTTTTTTCTGAATGAAGATAACACCTGTTCCATCTACGAAGTGCGTCCCAAAGCCTGCAGAGAATATCCTCATACCGACAGGAAGAAGATCTACCAGATCAATAACCTGATGATAAAAAATACAGTGATTTGCCCTGCTGCATTTGAATTTGTAGAGAAAATTATGAAAAATTTAGGAAAATAA
- a CDS encoding ion channel gives MARGFRQKIRQTNTENSGFGDNASGRFINKDGLPNVHRKGVDILNRFSWYHTMLDLSTFQFLSYLVVAYVMVNILFALIYYLIGVEHLTGIDKSDPMNEFIDVFFFSSQTFTTVGYGRIAPIGFMASLVATFEAFLGLLTFAIATGLFYGRFSRPRAYLKFSDIAVIAPFKNASALMFRLAPYKNNSLTDADVIVSTAIEVIEESVPKSKFYTLKTQLSKINTLALNWTVVHKIDEDSPFYGFSEEDFKNTDIEIIVHVRAFDEVFSNTVVQRTSYVTKEIIYGAKFVPMYYPDKENLSTILDLGRINHHQKTDLPVFMEEDK, from the coding sequence ATGGCAAGAGGATTCAGACAAAAAATTCGCCAGACAAATACGGAAAACAGTGGTTTTGGAGACAATGCCTCGGGAAGATTTATCAATAAAGACGGTCTTCCGAATGTCCATAGAAAAGGAGTGGATATTTTAAACAGATTCAGCTGGTATCATACGATGCTGGATTTATCTACATTCCAGTTTCTTTCGTATCTGGTGGTGGCGTATGTGATGGTGAATATTCTCTTTGCCTTAATTTATTATCTGATCGGCGTAGAACACTTGACCGGCATTGATAAAAGCGATCCGATGAATGAGTTTATCGATGTATTTTTCTTCAGTTCACAGACGTTTACCACGGTTGGGTACGGAAGAATTGCTCCGATAGGTTTTATGGCGAGCTTGGTGGCTACTTTTGAGGCTTTTTTGGGATTGCTTACCTTTGCCATTGCAACGGGACTTTTTTACGGAAGATTTTCGCGACCGAGAGCCTATCTGAAGTTTTCTGATATTGCCGTTATCGCACCTTTTAAAAATGCTTCGGCTTTAATGTTCAGATTAGCACCTTATAAAAATAATTCCCTTACAGATGCCGATGTTATTGTTTCAACGGCGATTGAAGTGATTGAGGAAAGTGTTCCGAAGAGTAAATTTTATACTTTAAAGACTCAATTAAGCAAGATTAATACATTGGCGCTGAACTGGACGGTTGTTCATAAAATAGATGAAGATTCGCCGTTCTATGGCTTTTCCGAAGAAGATTTCAAAAACACGGATATTGAAATTATTGTTCATGTACGTGCATTTGATGAAGTATTTTCGAATACCGTGGTGCAGAGAACTTCTTATGTGACCAAAGAAATCATCTACGGAGCAAAATTTGTCCCGATGTATTATCCGGATAAAGAAAACCTTTCTACGATTTTGGATCTGGGAAGAATTAATCATCATCAAAAAACAGATCTTCCCGTTTTTATGGAAGAGGATAAATAA
- a CDS encoding DUF4919 domain-containing protein, which produces MKYHFFLLLLLVSVFGFSQKSKIDFKAVEKDLKNDKSPYNYDKLIFKYKAYPRSLDTIEAQHLYYGRNFRKDVVSTTDEDFKTLAEAFKTGNFDECIKQGKVLYEKDPTNLDVLLILLKAYDSKKDGDNFMHHLSQFRILTDAIKSSGDGKTEKMPYLVNSVGDEYILLNILNLGKDYTRGSKSVRDGILDIWEKDNDKVYIKVLYIDY; this is translated from the coding sequence ATGAAATATCACTTTTTCCTTTTATTGCTTTTGGTATCGGTTTTTGGTTTTAGTCAAAAATCAAAGATTGATTTTAAAGCGGTCGAGAAAGATCTTAAAAATGACAAATCTCCTTACAACTACGATAAGCTGATTTTTAAGTATAAAGCGTATCCGAGATCATTGGACACGATAGAAGCCCAGCATCTTTACTATGGAAGAAATTTCAGGAAAGATGTGGTTTCTACAACGGATGAAGATTTTAAAACGCTCGCGGAAGCTTTTAAAACGGGGAATTTTGATGAATGTATAAAGCAGGGAAAAGTTTTATATGAGAAAGATCCGACCAATCTGGATGTTCTTTTGATTTTACTGAAAGCTTATGATTCGAAGAAAGACGGGGACAACTTTATGCACCACCTGAGCCAGTTCAGGATACTTACAGACGCGATCAAAAGTTCCGGAGACGGAAAAACCGAGAAAATGCCTTATCTGGTAAATTCTGTTGGTGATGAATATATTTTATTAAATATTCTGAACCTCGGGAAAGATTACACAAGAGGATCAAAATCCGTGAGGGATGGCATTCTAGACATTTGGGAAAAAGACAATGACAAAGTTTATATTAAAGTACTTTATATCGATTATTAA
- the gdhA gene encoding NADP-specific glutamate dehydrogenase, which yields MEQYNIDQKIQEFIAKIEAKNPNEPEFLQAVKEVAVTVIPFIMTKKEYTGMKLLERMAEAERIIIFRVPWVDDKGEIQVNRGFRIQMNSAIGPYKGGIRFHPTVNLSVLKFLAFEQVFKNSLTTLPMGGGKGGSDFDPQGKSDMEVMRFCQAFMTELCKHVGPETDVPAGDIGVGAREIGYLFGQYKKIRNEFTGVLTGKGLAYGGSLIRPEATGYGVVYFAEQMLKTIGQTFKDKTVTVSGFGNVAWGVIKKVSELGGKVVTISGPDGYVYDKDGIDGEKIDYLLELRASGNNRAEDYAKKYPSAEFHAGKRPWEVKCDVAMPSATQNELDLEDAKKLVENGCICVTEAANMPSTLDAINYFLDNKVLFSPGKASNAGGVATSGLEMTQNSIRLNWTSEEVDARLKEIMIGIHKACRDYGKEEDGYVNYVKGANIAGFVKVAEAMLAQGVV from the coding sequence ATGGAACAATATAATATTGACCAGAAAATCCAAGAGTTTATAGCAAAAATTGAGGCCAAAAACCCTAATGAGCCAGAATTTTTACAAGCCGTAAAAGAAGTTGCTGTTACAGTAATTCCGTTTATTATGACGAAAAAGGAATACACGGGAATGAAACTTCTTGAAAGAATGGCTGAGGCTGAAAGAATCATCATCTTCAGAGTTCCATGGGTTGACGATAAAGGGGAAATCCAGGTAAACAGAGGTTTCAGAATCCAGATGAACTCTGCGATCGGGCCATACAAAGGCGGAATCCGTTTTCACCCTACGGTAAACCTTTCGGTTCTAAAATTCTTAGCATTCGAGCAGGTTTTCAAAAACTCATTAACTACTCTTCCGATGGGAGGTGGTAAAGGAGGTTCAGACTTCGATCCGCAAGGAAAATCTGATATGGAAGTAATGCGTTTTTGCCAGGCTTTCATGACAGAATTGTGCAAGCATGTAGGTCCTGAAACAGACGTTCCTGCCGGAGATATCGGTGTTGGAGCAAGAGAAATCGGATATTTGTTCGGACAATACAAGAAAATCAGAAACGAATTTACAGGAGTTCTTACAGGAAAAGGTCTTGCTTACGGAGGTTCATTAATCCGTCCTGAAGCGACAGGATACGGTGTTGTTTACTTCGCTGAGCAGATGCTTAAAACTATCGGACAAACTTTCAAAGATAAAACGGTAACGGTTTCAGGTTTCGGAAACGTAGCTTGGGGAGTTATCAAAAAAGTATCTGAACTAGGCGGAAAAGTAGTTACGATTTCCGGACCGGACGGATATGTTTACGATAAAGACGGAATCGACGGAGAAAAAATTGATTATTTATTAGAATTAAGAGCTTCCGGAAACAACAGAGCGGAAGATTATGCCAAGAAATATCCGTCTGCAGAATTCCATGCTGGAAAACGTCCTTGGGAAGTGAAGTGTGATGTGGCAATGCCATCTGCAACACAAAACGAATTGGATCTTGAAGATGCTAAAAAATTAGTGGAAAACGGATGTATCTGTGTAACTGAGGCTGCGAATATGCCTTCTACATTGGATGCGATCAACTATTTCCTAGACAATAAAGTATTATTCTCTCCAGGTAAGGCTTCTAACGCCGGTGGAGTAGCAACTTCAGGTCTTGAAATGACGCAAAACTCAATCCGTCTAAACTGGACATCTGAAGAAGTAGATGCAAGACTGAAAGAGATCATGATCGGAATCCACAAAGCTTGCAGAGACTACGGTAAAGAGGAAGACGGCTATGTAAACTACGTAAAAGGCGCAAATATCGCCGGCTTCGTGAAAGTTGCAGAAGCAATGCTGGCTCAGGGAGTAGTATAA
- a CDS encoding DUF6122 family protein, producing the protein MDCFFWKTCVHYFLHFIFPVFIALIFYRENWKKVYLILLATMLVDLDHLFANPIFDPNRGSIGFHFLHSYYAIAVYFLMLFFKGNIRIIGIGLLFHMLTDFQDFNLWCH; encoded by the coding sequence ATGGATTGTTTCTTTTGGAAGACCTGTGTGCATTATTTTCTGCACTTTATATTTCCGGTTTTTATTGCCTTAATTTTTTACCGAGAAAACTGGAAAAAGGTTTATCTTATTCTTTTGGCAACAATGCTTGTAGACCTCGATCATTTATTTGCAAATCCTATTTTTGATCCCAACAGAGGAAGTATTGGTTTCCATTTTTTACATTCTTATTATGCGATTGCGGTGTATTTTTTGATGCTCTTTTTTAAAGGAAATATCAGGATTATAGGTATCGGGCTTTTGTTTCATATGCTGACGGATTTTCAGGATTTTAATCTGTGGTGTCATTAA
- a CDS encoding group III truncated hemoglobin: MKKLESREDIEHLVNSFYAKVVKDETISFFFNDVAKVDWDKHLPKMYSFWETILFGQMSYKGNPMAVHFPVNEMQAMEQKHFNRWLELWRMTVEENFVGENADMAIYKSENIAKLMAFKMESARKL; encoded by the coding sequence ATGAAAAAGCTGGAATCGAGAGAAGATATTGAGCATCTTGTGAATTCGTTTTACGCCAAAGTCGTTAAGGATGAAACGATTTCGTTTTTCTTTAATGATGTTGCTAAAGTCGATTGGGATAAACATTTACCTAAAATGTATTCGTTTTGGGAGACCATTCTTTTTGGCCAGATGTCTTACAAAGGCAATCCTATGGCTGTCCATTTTCCGGTAAATGAAATGCAGGCCATGGAACAAAAACATTTTAACCGCTGGCTGGAGCTTTGGAGAATGACTGTTGAAGAAAATTTTGTTGGAGAAAATGCTGATATGGCCATCTACAAATCTGAAAATATTGCCAAGCTGATGGCTTTTAAAATGGAATCGGCGAGAAAGCTTTAG
- a CDS encoding terpene synthase family protein, which yields MKTPTFTIEYPFELRHNPHLESLEKQVSTWIDDYKCLPESLKKRYRKSNFGKFTTSFFPAANAEQSTIIGRWILAAFAFDDLYGSNSLENLRLQCQKVIDILEGKATEFENEIFEAFGTVRKEILSAVTENWMKRFVAHHQFWFEGMEEETIYSYNDKVSYPSLEEYKIIREKVSGGRTLCDFLEVISGFIMPDEIFSHPAIFRIRQLVTLMLSWFNDIHSVPWELERGEATNLVLVIKNENSCTMEEAYDKAIEIHDDDLAEFIRIKENLPDFGRYNEQVRKYIDHAELLLKGQEIWYFGGTERYTSAEK from the coding sequence ATGAAAACTCCCACATTCACCATTGAGTATCCTTTCGAGCTCAGACACAATCCTCATTTAGAATCTTTAGAAAAGCAAGTTTCCACTTGGATTGACGATTACAAATGTCTCCCGGAATCACTGAAAAAAAGATACCGGAAATCAAACTTCGGAAAATTTACCACCAGCTTTTTTCCTGCGGCGAATGCTGAACAATCAACGATTATCGGACGTTGGATTTTGGCTGCTTTTGCTTTTGATGATTTGTATGGTTCGAATTCTTTAGAAAATTTGAGACTTCAGTGTCAGAAAGTTATTGATATTCTTGAAGGAAAGGCCACAGAATTTGAAAATGAAATTTTTGAAGCTTTCGGAACCGTACGAAAAGAAATTTTATCTGCTGTCACAGAAAACTGGATGAAAAGATTTGTAGCCCATCATCAGTTTTGGTTTGAAGGAATGGAGGAGGAAACCATTTACAGTTACAATGATAAAGTTTCATATCCATCACTTGAAGAATATAAAATCATTAGAGAAAAAGTTTCCGGCGGAAGAACGCTTTGTGATTTTTTGGAGGTCATTTCGGGATTTATTATGCCTGATGAAATTTTTTCACATCCCGCAATTTTCAGGATTCGGCAGTTGGTTACACTTATGTTGTCTTGGTTTAATGATATTCATTCTGTTCCCTGGGAATTGGAAAGAGGTGAAGCAACAAACCTTGTTTTGGTCATTAAAAATGAAAATAGCTGTACCATGGAAGAAGCTTATGATAAAGCCATTGAAATCCATGACGATGATCTGGCAGAATTTATCAGAATTAAAGAAAATCTTCCCGACTTCGGACGATATAACGAACAGGTCAGAAAATATATTGATCACGCAGAACTCTTGTTGAAAGGGCAGGAAATCTGGTATTTCGGAGGGACTGAAAGATATACTTCAGCGGAGAAGTAG
- a CDS encoding calcium:proton antiporter has protein sequence MKLKELLHYTYIFPFLTVGYYFSGLMGTGVVFDVIAGILLTGSVLSAVHHAEVVAHKVGEPFGTIILAICITIIEVALIISLMIAGGDQAITLARDTIFAAVMLILNGILGICILVGGVKYYEQFFARTSATTYLVSIVSILILTLVLPNFTSSINGPFYNEAQLIFVSIACLVIYGIFLMVQTVRHRNYFIVPDEHPEEHYIPSRKKTVISFIFLVICLTIVVMMAKGLSSTIESMVQSLGAPKSLVGVIIAAVVLLPEGVAAIRAARANQIQSSLNLALGSALASIGLTIPAVAVVCVVYDIPLVLGLDKKDIILLSLSVFIVMLSLSRGKTNILYGTVLLVNLAAYIFTVIVP, from the coding sequence ATGAAATTAAAAGAACTCTTACATTACACGTATATTTTTCCATTCCTGACGGTTGGGTATTATTTTTCCGGACTGATGGGAACGGGTGTCGTATTTGATGTAATTGCAGGCATTCTATTGACAGGAAGTGTCTTATCGGCGGTTCATCATGCTGAAGTTGTTGCTCATAAAGTAGGCGAGCCTTTCGGAACGATCATCCTTGCGATTTGTATTACCATTATTGAAGTAGCTTTAATCATCTCACTGATGATTGCTGGTGGAGATCAGGCGATCACACTGGCCAGAGATACGATTTTTGCTGCGGTAATGCTTATTCTTAATGGGATCCTCGGAATTTGTATTCTTGTAGGCGGCGTGAAATATTATGAACAGTTTTTTGCCAGAACTTCGGCTACGACGTATTTGGTAAGTATTGTTTCTATTTTAATACTCACTTTAGTGCTTCCCAATTTTACTTCCAGCATCAACGGTCCTTTTTACAATGAAGCGCAACTGATCTTTGTCTCTATTGCATGTCTTGTAATTTATGGTATTTTTCTGATGGTTCAGACTGTGCGACACCGGAATTACTTCATCGTCCCGGATGAACATCCTGAAGAACATTATATTCCTTCTCGCAAAAAAACAGTGATCAGTTTTATATTTCTTGTGATATGTCTTACTATTGTTGTGATGATGGCAAAAGGTCTTTCTTCTACGATTGAGAGTATGGTGCAGAGCTTAGGCGCTCCAAAATCTTTGGTTGGGGTAATTATTGCGGCGGTTGTTTTACTTCCGGAGGGTGTTGCGGCGATCAGGGCAGCCCGGGCGAATCAGATTCAATCCAGTTTAAATCTTGCGTTGGGATCTGCATTGGCAAGTATCGGACTTACGATTCCCGCAGTTGCCGTAGTTTGTGTGGTGTATGATATTCCGTTGGTTTTAGGATTGGATAAAAAAGATATTATACTGCTTTCTTTATCGGTGTTTATCGTAATGCTTTCTTTAAGTAGAGGAAAAACCAATATCTTATACGGAACGGTTTTATTAGTAAACCTTGCCGCTTATATTTTCACCGTCATTGTTCCTTAA
- a CDS encoding DNA alkylation repair protein yields MSNNIIKEIQEALAVLSIPEKAAFFPKFFKTGKGEYGEGDLFLGVKVPDQRAVAKEYYSKISLDELSELLSSKYHEHRLTALFILILKFEKTKDKAVRDEIVEFYLNHLPYVNNWDLVDSSCYKILGRYAFENKKEDLLKELSDSEEMWHKRIAVVGTMHYVKKGSFDLTKEFVTQNLKHTHDLMHKANGWLLREMGQKNEKELIDYLNKYYKEMPRTCLRYAIEKLDEDLRQDYLKGRI; encoded by the coding sequence ATGTCAAATAATATAATTAAAGAAATCCAAGAAGCATTAGCCGTTTTATCGATTCCCGAAAAAGCCGCATTTTTTCCGAAATTTTTCAAGACCGGAAAAGGAGAGTATGGCGAAGGAGATTTATTCCTTGGAGTGAAAGTTCCGGATCAAAGGGCTGTTGCGAAAGAATATTATTCTAAAATTTCTTTGGATGAATTGAGTGAACTGCTTTCTTCAAAATACCATGAGCATCGGCTGACGGCATTGTTTATCTTGATTTTAAAATTTGAAAAAACAAAAGATAAAGCTGTAAGAGATGAGATTGTGGAGTTTTACTTAAATCATTTGCCGTATGTAAACAATTGGGATTTGGTAGATTCGAGCTGTTATAAAATTTTAGGACGGTATGCCTTTGAAAATAAGAAAGAAGACTTGCTGAAAGAACTTTCCGATTCCGAAGAAATGTGGCATAAAAGGATTGCGGTAGTCGGAACGATGCATTATGTGAAAAAGGGGTCATTTGATTTGACGAAAGAATTTGTTACTCAAAACCTGAAGCATACTCACGATCTGATGCATAAAGCAAACGGCTGGCTACTGAGAGAAATGGGACAGAAAAATGAAAAAGAACTGATCGACTATCTCAACAAATATTACAAAGAAATGCCGCGAACCTGCTTACGATACGCTATTGAAAAGCTGGATGAAGATTTGAGACAGGATTATTTAAAAGGCAGAATCTGA
- a CDS encoding iron chaperone has product MKNTFENIDDYILLFPEEVQEKLQEIRKVIHTQNPEIEEYIGYQMPAFKYKKKPLVYFAGYKKHIGFYPGAEGIRRFETDFKERKYKFSKGAVQFPVNDEVPVDLITKMVKFRMEEIENKKS; this is encoded by the coding sequence ATGAAAAACACGTTTGAAAATATCGATGACTACATTCTTCTTTTTCCCGAAGAAGTTCAGGAAAAATTGCAGGAGATAAGAAAAGTTATTCATACTCAAAATCCCGAGATTGAAGAATACATTGGCTATCAAATGCCTGCTTTTAAATACAAAAAGAAACCATTGGTATATTTTGCGGGTTATAAAAAACATATCGGGTTTTATCCCGGTGCGGAAGGTATTAGAAGATTTGAAACAGATTTTAAAGAAAGGAAGTACAAATTTTCAAAAGGAGCGGTGCAGTTTCCGGTTAATGATGAGGTTCCGGTAGATTTAATCACAAAAATGGTCAAATTCAGAATGGAAGAAATTGAAAATAAAAAATCCTGA
- a CDS encoding cation:proton antiporter: protein MELYYSFSALIVLASIFSYLNYRFLKLPSTIGIMVIAIVVSIFLVSFGETVLPRTFGHLNKLMISIDFTEVLMGAMLNFLLFAGGIHINIDDLKEQFWPVVIFSTAGVVISTFVVGFGVYYLLPLVGLQLPFIYCLLFGALISPTDPVAVLSILKQANVSKALETKVAGESLFNDGMAVVVFTVVLQLAIGNEVDLGVESIGLLLLKEAGGGLLLGVVLGWITSRLMREVDDYIISVLVTLSVVMGGYLIARQMHISGPLTMVAAGLFMGNFNMKFKMKSVTQDYLIKFWELIDEILNAVLFLFIGFELLMIKDLRHFMIPGALAIVVVLLARFISIWGPTKFMSFKTRFSPQTVKVLVWGGIRGGVSIALALSIPKNEYSTIVLSITYCVVVFSIIVQGLTIAKVANPNKIAKEEEELESVASNTTK from the coding sequence GTGGAGTTATATTATTCATTTTCAGCGTTAATAGTTTTAGCATCCATATTTTCATACCTTAATTACAGATTTCTGAAACTTCCGAGTACGATCGGGATTATGGTGATTGCCATTGTAGTTTCAATATTTTTGGTTTCCTTCGGGGAAACTGTTTTACCGAGAACTTTCGGGCACCTCAACAAACTGATGATCAGTATCGATTTTACGGAGGTTTTGATGGGCGCAATGCTCAATTTTCTTCTGTTTGCGGGAGGAATTCACATTAACATAGATGATCTCAAAGAACAATTCTGGCCTGTCGTGATTTTCTCGACTGCGGGAGTGGTGATTTCTACTTTCGTGGTGGGCTTTGGCGTGTATTATCTGCTGCCTTTGGTGGGGCTTCAACTGCCATTTATTTACTGCTTGCTTTTCGGGGCATTGATTTCGCCGACAGATCCTGTTGCAGTTTTGAGTATTTTAAAACAGGCGAACGTTTCAAAGGCACTGGAAACCAAAGTTGCAGGAGAATCCCTGTTCAATGACGGGATGGCGGTGGTTGTATTCACGGTTGTTCTTCAGTTGGCCATTGGAAATGAAGTGGATCTTGGCGTTGAAAGCATCGGATTGTTATTGCTGAAAGAAGCTGGAGGAGGACTTTTATTGGGTGTTGTTTTAGGTTGGATCACTTCCAGGCTGATGCGTGAAGTGGACGATTATATTATTTCCGTGTTGGTGACGTTGTCTGTGGTAATGGGAGGTTATCTCATTGCAAGACAAATGCATATTTCGGGACCGTTGACGATGGTTGCTGCGGGATTATTCATGGGTAATTTTAATATGAAATTCAAAATGAAATCTGTCACACAGGATTACTTGATCAAATTCTGGGAACTTATCGACGAAATCCTCAATGCTGTGCTATTCTTATTCATCGGTTTTGAATTATTGATGATCAAAGACTTAAGGCATTTCATGATTCCCGGAGCATTGGCGATCGTAGTGGTTTTATTGGCGAGATTCATTTCAATTTGGGGTCCGACGAAGTTTATGTCTTTTAAAACAAGATTCAGTCCGCAAACGGTGAAGGTACTCGTTTGGGGAGGAATCCGGGGTGGTGTTTCCATTGCTTTGGCCTTATCTATTCCGAAAAATGAATACAGTACGATTGTTTTAAGTATTACGTATTGTGTAGTGGTCTTTTCAATTATTGTTCAGGGACTTACCATTGCAAAAGTAGCCAATCCGAACAAGATTGCGAAGGAAGAGGAAGAACTGGAAAGTGTTGCTTCAAATACTACAAAATAA